A window of the Pungitius pungitius chromosome 3, fPunPun2.1, whole genome shotgun sequence genome harbors these coding sequences:
- the prkx gene encoding cAMP-dependent protein kinase catalytic subunit PRKX, producing MAASKAKVGVNSETNSLKESKGNASCSAGEAAPTNRMYGLDDLETIATVGTGTFGRVFLVKDKQSRAFYALKQMKIPDVIRLKQEQHVHNEKEVLSEVNHPFLIRLFWTHHDECFLYMLMDYVAGGELFSFLRSRGRFSNATGLFYTSEIVCAIEYLHSREVVYRDLKPENILLDSEGHIRLTDFGFAKKLSDRTWTLCGTPEYLAPEVIQSKGHGRAVDWWALGILVFEMLAGYPPFFDDNPFGIYQKILAGKLEFPRHLDFYVKDLIKKFLVIDRARRLGNMKNGADDVKKHRWFKTIDWEGVPLRKLKPPIVPKVSHEGDTSNFDVYPEEDWKKDPPVPEKDLEIFKNF from the exons ATGGCGGCCTCCAAAGCCAAAGTCGGAGTCAACAGCGAGACCAACTCCCTGAAAGAGAGCAAAGGCAACGCCAGCTGTTCAGCAGGAGAAGCGGCACCGACCAACCGGATGTACGGCCTGGATGACCTGGAGACCATCGCCACTGTCG GCACAGGGACCTTTGGCCGAGTCTTCCTGGTGAAGGACAAGCAGAGCAGGGCTTTCTACGCCCTGAAGCAGATGAAGATCCCAGACGTGATCCGACTGAAGCAGGAGCAGCACGTCCACAACGAGAAGGAGGTGCTGTCTGAGGTCAACCACCCCTTTCTCATCCGATT GTTCTGGACCCACCATGACGAGTGCTTCCTCTACATGCTGATGGACTATGTGGCGGGCGGCGAACTGTTCAGCTTCCTGCGCAGCCGCGGGCGCTTCAGCAACGCCACCGGCCTCTTCTACACCTCAGAGATTGTGTGCGCCATCGAGTACCTGCACTCCAGAGAAGTGGTGTACCGGGACCTCAAGCCCGAGAACATCCTGCTGGACAGCGAAGGACACATCCGCCTGACCGACTTCGGCTTCGCTAAGAAGCTCTCTGACCG GACCTGGACTCTGTGCGGCACCCCCGAGTACCTGGCTCCAGAGGTCATCCAGAGCAAAGGTCACGGCCGGGCGGTGGACTGGTGGGCTCTGGGCATCCTGGTCTTTGAAATGCTGGCTGG GTACCCCCCCTTCTTCGACGATAACCCGTTTGGAATCTATCAGAAGATCCTGGCGGGAAAGCTGGAGTTCCCACGCCATCTGGACTTCTACGTCAA AGACCTCATCAAGAAGTTCCTGGTCATTGACCGAGCCAGACGGCTGGGCAACATGAAG AATGGCGCAGATGATGTGAAGAAGCACCGGTGGTTCAAGACCATTGACTGGGAGGGTGTTCCTCTGAGGAAACTGAAG CCTCCCATAGTCCCTAAAGTGTCCCACGAGGGTGACACATCCAACTTTGACGTTTACCCGGAGGAAGACTGGAAGAAAGACCCTCCTGTGCCTGAGAAGGACTTAGAGATCTTCAAGAACTTCTGA